The Pseudoalteromonas sp. DL-6 genome has a window encoding:
- a CDS encoding DUF2235 domain-containing protein: protein MSGKTLIFNFDGTGSEPRDADQFSTEHFKEDASISNILKLHLLLGGKLDDSPTTPFSKQLSFYYQGIGTKGSRLKRILNQALAPRSDDVASILTQAINDFKQHYQSGDTLLLTGFSRGAALARRFAKCLEPLINERVYLCVFDTVASIGLSKVSKATRGAEHVIFENHTIANNVTEALHCVALDEKRRAFEPTLMNQQANITELWFAGAHSDVGGGYYRDGLADICLRYALEWLIAQPLSVSLLTSHDIDYESLLPESNLVAQDDVTVIPDPLALSHQQHYFWLNPFFKLVDRQCCVLIEDEISHIAPLIHHSVAQRINKLTSYRPESLKNLHYKMIYSDDSTLNFMGLSSHIMLANQNMSLLSVNQSQDVMVYASETYNATGLMLSQGATYRFTPYPNQYWYDDGVKCSPSGWHRDNVQLGVKEIPMALLEPFRRLAMAQWFSLIGTIGQSDEHAFEIAEGVEVTIKKSGEFCPFANDLNRFYGANAGRIKLKITRLS, encoded by the coding sequence GGTAAAACGCTTATTTTTAATTTTGATGGTACCGGCAGTGAACCCCGCGACGCAGACCAATTTAGTACTGAGCACTTTAAAGAAGACGCCAGTATTTCTAATATTTTAAAACTACATTTATTGCTCGGCGGTAAACTTGATGATTCACCCACCACCCCATTTTCCAAGCAATTAAGCTTTTATTACCAAGGCATAGGCACCAAGGGCAGTCGTTTAAAGCGAATTTTAAATCAAGCACTTGCCCCACGCTCTGACGACGTAGCCAGCATTTTAACTCAAGCTATTAATGATTTTAAACAACACTACCAAAGCGGCGATACTCTACTACTTACTGGTTTTAGTAGAGGCGCGGCGTTAGCACGGCGCTTTGCTAAATGTCTAGAACCATTAATAAATGAGCGAGTGTATTTGTGTGTGTTTGATACCGTCGCCTCAATTGGCTTGTCAAAGGTAAGTAAGGCTACCCGTGGTGCTGAACATGTTATTTTTGAAAACCATACCATTGCCAATAATGTCACTGAGGCATTGCACTGTGTTGCGCTTGATGAAAAACGTCGCGCCTTTGAGCCCACATTAATGAACCAACAAGCCAACATTACCGAGCTGTGGTTTGCAGGAGCTCATTCCGATGTGGGAGGTGGCTACTATCGCGATGGGCTTGCTGATATTTGTTTGCGTTATGCACTTGAATGGCTTATTGCTCAACCGCTATCGGTCTCGTTATTAACCAGTCATGACATAGACTACGAAAGTCTTTTACCTGAGAGTAACTTGGTTGCCCAAGACGATGTGACGGTTATTCCCGATCCACTGGCGCTGAGTCATCAGCAACATTACTTTTGGTTAAACCCATTTTTTAAACTTGTTGATAGGCAGTGCTGTGTATTAATTGAGGATGAAATAAGCCACATCGCTCCATTAATACATCACAGTGTTGCGCAGCGAATTAATAAATTAACTAGCTATCGCCCTGAATCGTTAAAAAACTTACATTATAAAATGATTTACAGTGACGACAGCACACTGAACTTTATGGGACTCAGTAGCCATATAATGCTCGCCAACCAAAATATGAGCTTACTGAGTGTTAATCAAAGCCAAGATGTGATGGTGTACGCCAGCGAAACTTATAACGCCACCGGCTTAATGCTTTCCCAAGGTGCGACCTATCGCTTTACACCTTATCCTAATCAATATTGGTATGACGATGGTGTAAAGTGCTCTCCTTCTGGTTGGCATCGCGATAACGTGCAACTCGGTGTAAAAGAGATCCCTATGGCATTACTTGAGCCATTTAGGCGTTTAGCTATGGCGCAGTGGTTTAGTTTAATAGGTACAATTGGTCAAAGCGATGAACATGCATTTGAAATTGCCGAAGGCGTTGAAGTAACCATTAAAAAATCGGGAGAATTTTGCCCATTTGCTAATGATTTAAATCGTTTTTATGGGGCGAATGCTGGCAGGATAAAACTCAAAATAACGCGATTAAGTTGA
- a CDS encoding sugar MFS transporter encodes MTTNVMDTSKNSSVVPMAIVAVLFFILGFATWLNGSLMPYLSQILQLTPFQGSLILFSFYIAVTFTALPSAVLIKKVGYKNGMALGMGCMMLAGLMFIPAAMSQFFPLFLLAQLVMGAGQTLLQTAVNPYVVRLGPEESAAVRISIMGILNKGAGVISPMVFTALILSNFTGTVGTELSQQQVDDMANGLILPYLGMALFIGVLAFAVKKSPLPELINDEVEAINDKSEIRETLSHPNLVLGAIAIFLYVAVEVIAGDTIGTFALSLGVENYGVMTSYTMMFMVFGYILGIMLIPKFISQQAALTASAVLGIVITLCILFIDAQSFVIANAILVPLGGANLPDALLLIAFLGLANAIVWPAVFPLALSGLGKLTSTGSALLVMGIAGGAFGPVLWGLLSGFTSLQTGYSVLLPCYLFILFYAVKGHKMKK; translated from the coding sequence ATGACAACCAATGTTATGGATACGTCCAAAAATAGTAGCGTGGTCCCAATGGCCATTGTTGCGGTATTATTTTTTATACTGGGCTTTGCTACTTGGCTTAATGGCTCGTTAATGCCGTACTTAAGTCAAATTTTACAGTTAACTCCATTTCAAGGGTCGTTAATTTTATTTTCCTTTTATATTGCGGTTACATTTACTGCGCTGCCCTCGGCAGTATTGATCAAGAAGGTTGGCTATAAAAACGGTATGGCATTGGGTATGGGCTGTATGATGTTAGCAGGCTTAATGTTTATTCCTGCTGCTATGTCACAGTTTTTTCCTTTATTTTTATTAGCCCAGTTAGTAATGGGCGCAGGGCAAACCTTATTACAAACCGCGGTTAACCCGTATGTGGTGCGCTTAGGGCCAGAAGAATCAGCGGCTGTACGTATTAGTATTATGGGTATTTTAAATAAAGGCGCAGGAGTTATCTCGCCGATGGTATTTACCGCCTTAATTTTAAGTAACTTTACCGGTACGGTAGGCACAGAGCTAAGCCAACAGCAAGTTGATGATATGGCAAATGGCCTTATTTTACCTTACTTAGGCATGGCGCTATTCATTGGTGTATTAGCTTTTGCAGTTAAAAAATCACCGCTGCCAGAACTTATCAATGATGAAGTTGAAGCAATAAACGATAAAAGTGAAATTCGTGAAACACTCTCTCATCCAAACTTAGTGTTAGGTGCTATTGCTATCTTTTTATATGTTGCCGTAGAGGTTATTGCTGGCGATACCATAGGTACTTTTGCACTATCGCTGGGTGTTGAAAACTATGGGGTAATGACCTCATACACTATGATGTTTATGGTGTTTGGTTATATTTTAGGTATTATGCTTATCCCTAAATTTATCTCTCAGCAAGCGGCCTTAACAGCATCGGCAGTATTGGGTATTGTGATCACCCTGTGTATTTTGTTTATTGATGCGCAATCGTTTGTTATTGCCAACGCCATACTGGTGCCTTTAGGTGGCGCAAATTTACCAGACGCTTTACTACTAATTGCCTTTTTAGGCTTAGCAAACGCCATTGTTTGGCCAGCGGTTTTCCCACTAGCGTTATCAGGGTTAGGTAAACTAACCAGTACAGGCTCAGCACTGTTAGTAATGGGTATTGCAGGCGGTGCATTTGGTCCGGTGTTATGGGGCTTACTGAGCGGCTTTACCTCGCTACAAACTGGCTATTCTGTATTGTTACCCTGTTACTTATTTATATTATTTTATGCCGTGAAAGGCCATAAAATGAAAAAGTAA
- the nagA gene encoding N-acetylglucosamine-6-phosphate deacetylase: protein MSVKRIHVAQFFDGEHFVNDKVLSVDAGIITAIDDNVQQADEHLTGLVAPGFIDLQVNGGGGELFNRTSSVAGVKKILLAHAKYGTTAMLPTLITDTVEVMRQAADVIAKAIAQQTPGIIGIHFEGPHLSVAKKGAHSADFIRPISEQEWQVLSRQDLGKVVVTLAPENVLPSDITKMRDLGIQVCLGHTNASFAQAQQGVDAGATGFTHLYNAMSPLQGREPGVVGCALLNDNTYCGLIVDGHHVDYAACQLALKAKPMGRVFLVTDAMPPVGTDDTQFAFFDRTVNLDNGKLTSTTGELAGSALDMATAVRNTVTHLKQPLAQALNMASLYPAQYLKLPATHGRLVLGSPADFVQLNTQQQVISTWIGGAQVC from the coding sequence ATGTCAGTTAAACGAATTCATGTAGCCCAGTTTTTTGATGGCGAGCACTTTGTTAACGACAAAGTGCTAAGCGTTGATGCGGGTATTATTACGGCAATAGATGATAACGTACAGCAGGCAGACGAGCACCTAACGGGTTTAGTTGCACCTGGCTTTATTGACCTACAAGTTAATGGCGGTGGCGGTGAATTGTTTAACCGTACTAGCAGTGTTGCTGGGGTTAAAAAAATACTGCTAGCACATGCCAAATACGGTACAACTGCTATGCTGCCAACGTTAATTACTGACACCGTAGAAGTAATGCGCCAAGCAGCCGATGTAATTGCTAAGGCGATAGCCCAACAAACGCCAGGTATTATTGGTATTCACTTTGAAGGCCCGCATTTGTCAGTGGCAAAAAAGGGCGCTCACAGCGCTGATTTTATTCGTCCTATTTCTGAACAAGAATGGCAGGTGTTATCTCGCCAAGATTTAGGTAAAGTCGTGGTAACCTTAGCGCCTGAAAATGTATTACCAAGCGATATTACCAAAATGCGCGATTTAGGAATTCAGGTTTGCTTAGGCCATACCAACGCAAGCTTTGCACAGGCTCAACAAGGCGTTGATGCTGGGGCAACCGGATTTACGCATTTATACAATGCTATGTCGCCATTACAAGGGCGTGAGCCGGGTGTAGTGGGGTGTGCATTATTAAATGATAATACTTACTGTGGCTTAATTGTTGATGGCCATCATGTTGATTACGCAGCATGCCAACTGGCATTAAAAGCAAAACCAATGGGGCGCGTATTTTTAGTTACTGATGCGATGCCACCAGTGGGAACAGACGATACTCAATTTGCTTTTTTTGACCGAACTGTCAACTTAGATAATGGTAAGCTCACGTCTACAACCGGTGAGTTGGCCGGCTCTGCGCTTGATATGGCAACCGCAGTTAGAAACACTGTAACTCATTTAAAGCAGCCATTAGCGCAAGCGCTGAATATGGCCAGTTTATACCCTGCTCAGTATTTAAAGTTGCCTGCCACACACGGGCGATTAGTACTGGGTAGCCCAGCAGATTTTGTACAATTAAACACACAACAACAAGTCATTAGCACGTGGATTGGCGGCGCTCAGGTTTGTTAA
- a CDS encoding SIS domain-containing protein, with translation MFNTLMEKEAAQTPNVIEKQIIANQPLVEKIGHKLRDMAPKVVMMIGRGSSDHAGVFGKYLIEIEAGVPVSSAAPSVASVYGKTLKLEGAVVIVISQSGRSPDILAQAKMAKEAGAYCIALVNDEASPLQDIVDDFVPLKAGDEISVAATKSYLATLSALVHIVANWTQNESLLQGLDELPSALNAIIDSPTQLQPTEFANIKNMVVLARGLGFSISKEMALKLKEVCAIHAESFSSAEFLHGPVTLVEQGLVILDCSVEDETKESHQQQIAEVKKRGAQVISLNQQGIKVHPRLAPFLVLQRFYLDVAKVALSRGFNPDEPKGLKKVTRTL, from the coding sequence ATGTTTAACACACTAATGGAAAAAGAAGCGGCGCAAACGCCAAATGTTATTGAAAAGCAAATTATTGCCAACCAACCTTTAGTGGAAAAAATTGGTCATAAGCTTCGCGATATGGCCCCTAAGGTGGTTATGATGATTGGTCGCGGTTCATCAGATCATGCTGGTGTTTTTGGTAAATATTTAATTGAAATTGAAGCGGGTGTACCGGTCAGTTCTGCAGCGCCATCAGTGGCGAGTGTATATGGTAAAACATTAAAGCTTGAAGGCGCTGTTGTGATTGTAATTTCTCAATCAGGACGCAGCCCAGACATTCTTGCCCAGGCAAAAATGGCGAAAGAGGCGGGCGCTTATTGTATTGCACTGGTTAACGATGAAGCGTCACCTCTACAAGACATAGTCGATGATTTTGTTCCTCTTAAAGCCGGCGATGAAATTTCGGTGGCGGCAACAAAAAGCTATTTGGCAACGTTATCAGCCCTAGTACATATTGTTGCTAATTGGACTCAAAATGAGTCATTATTACAAGGGCTTGACGAGTTACCTAGCGCGCTTAATGCCATTATAGATTCACCAACTCAGCTACAACCTACTGAGTTTGCAAATATTAAGAATATGGTGGTATTGGCACGAGGTTTAGGGTTTTCTATCTCAAAAGAAATGGCACTTAAGCTTAAAGAGGTGTGTGCTATTCATGCTGAGTCATTTAGTAGTGCGGAGTTTTTACATGGTCCGGTGACCTTAGTTGAGCAAGGGTTAGTGATTTTAGATTGCTCGGTTGAAGATGAAACCAAAGAGTCACATCAGCAGCAAATTGCTGAGGTCAAAAAACGCGGTGCACAAGTGATTAGCCTTAACCAACAAGGTATTAAAGTACACCCGCGATTAGCGCCATTTTTAGTATTACAGCGTTTTTACCTTGATGTGGCAAAAGTGGCATTAAGCCGTGGTTTTAATCCTGATGAGCCAAAGGGGCTTAAAAAAGTAACAAGGACATTATAA
- a CDS encoding BadF/BadG/BcrA/BcrD ATPase family protein — protein MITNNLKNNQLFVGIDGGGTKCKAIIVNSCNDIVGTGVSGPGNPLHGFNQATHSIEQSVRLALQDAGLKDTPLSELIAGVGLAGVNLPSLHNQMMQWQHPFKTMHLTTDLLIACMGAHQGGDGAVMIAGTGSCGFSYVNGQSFMIGGHGFPHGDKGSGAWIGFTACQYVLLSLDKLIPSGALTNLLMNYLEVSDAMQLVEVIANKPAAFFAQLAGCVFQSAQANDATAIAILKEGGAYLSDIARQLLDKNPPRLSFIGGLSTVMTTWLDPDIQAILSAPLSSPEMGSVLYAKQQHVNYSSQEL, from the coding sequence ATGATCACCAACAATCTTAAAAACAATCAACTCTTTGTGGGGATCGATGGCGGCGGCACTAAATGTAAAGCAATTATCGTCAATAGCTGTAATGACATAGTCGGCACCGGCGTGTCAGGCCCAGGTAACCCGTTACATGGGTTTAATCAAGCAACTCATTCTATTGAGCAATCAGTGCGTTTAGCATTACAAGATGCAGGGCTTAAAGATACGCCTTTATCTGAGCTTATTGCAGGAGTAGGTCTGGCCGGAGTTAACTTACCAAGTTTGCATAATCAAATGATGCAGTGGCAACACCCATTTAAAACCATGCACTTAACTACTGATTTACTCATTGCTTGTATGGGCGCTCATCAGGGCGGCGATGGCGCAGTGATGATTGCTGGCACTGGTTCGTGTGGATTTTCATACGTTAATGGTCAATCGTTTATGATTGGCGGTCATGGCTTTCCACACGGTGATAAAGGCAGTGGTGCATGGATTGGTTTTACTGCTTGTCAGTATGTGTTACTTAGCCTAGATAAATTAATCCCAAGTGGTGCGCTTACTAACTTGTTAATGAATTATTTAGAAGTCAGCGATGCAATGCAACTTGTTGAAGTGATTGCCAATAAGCCTGCAGCCTTTTTTGCGCAACTTGCAGGATGTGTTTTTCAATCAGCACAGGCGAACGATGCCACAGCAATTGCCATTTTAAAAGAAGGTGGCGCTTATTTAAGCGACATTGCACGACAATTATTAGATAAAAACCCACCTAGGCTTTCGTTTATTGGTGGCTTATCAACCGTGATGACAACATGGTTAGACCCAGACATACAAGCTATTTTATCAGCCCCATTATCGTCACCAGAAATGGGGTCTGTACTTTACGCTAAACAACAGCACGTTAATTACAGCAGCCAGGAGTTATGA
- a CDS encoding family 20 glycosylhydrolase: protein MKIKSLLTACCLALGLSACQGNVDEQNTVSVQLSPANDSAVELLANTLQIKYQQVDNRPSAQCDPNIENGHCFKANLHLTANSAINVDQWKIYFSQITPIQKSVSDEFTIKHVNGDIHVIELKDGFTGFKAGETKTITFYAHFWSLSQSDAIPNYIVVNNNDTAKVIESTRPKIDLETGLELLPHVEPYTDYTRQFKRTESDKTQWLTAERLFERNEKYDFSAYLTSQNQVSNVIAQQIIPTPRVSEFSQTQTLDISQGLNINYAEVDKSSVLAAIERLALLGINVSDDAAAIKVTLNSTVKKDQLNGSYKLAIKADEVVIDAADETGVFYALQSLASLYQVNSDMLPVGEVIDAPHYQFRGVLVDVARNFRDKGFILKLLDQMAAYKLNKLHLHLGDDEGWRLEIPSLPELTDVGAKRCFDQSEQQCLMPQLGAGLDTSSAANGYYSVADYQEILKAASARHIQVIPSLDMPGHSRAAIKAMQARYNKYIKQGDKQKAEQFLLYDPLDTTLYSSVQHYNDNTINVCLDSSYAFIREVMEQVKSIHSEAQHPLTRYHIGADETAGAWVDSPACADFIKQNKLEITEAGQLGSYFIERIANMLADMNIETAAWSDGLSHTNPENMPEIVQGNVWDLLMWNGHQRAHEFANRNWQAVLSSPDVLYFDFPYEADPQEHGYYWASRHINTEKIFQFMPDNLPIHAEFWLDREDKPYVADDTLKHDEQGKVVSAPLAKDKRFVGIQGQLWSENTRTNNMAEYKLFPRLLSLAQRAWHKADWAVPYDHNGFVYSQQTNRFSPELKQQRDQQWQTFAATMGLKEFAKLERADVHYRLANAGAKIDNGMLFANIAYPGLVIEYKQGSEQWQTYTQPVKVTQDVWVRSKTPYANRVSRKLKVTHR, encoded by the coding sequence ATGAAGATTAAATCATTACTGACAGCATGCTGCTTAGCACTGGGTTTAAGTGCGTGTCAGGGCAATGTTGATGAACAAAACACCGTATCGGTTCAGCTAAGCCCTGCAAACGACAGTGCGGTGGAGTTACTTGCCAACACATTACAAATAAAATATCAGCAAGTTGATAACCGCCCATCAGCTCAGTGCGATCCAAATATTGAAAACGGTCACTGTTTTAAAGCAAACTTACATTTAACTGCCAACTCGGCGATCAATGTTGACCAATGGAAAATTTACTTTAGTCAAATTACGCCAATACAAAAGTCGGTTAGCGATGAATTTACTATTAAACACGTTAATGGCGATATTCATGTTATTGAGCTTAAAGACGGGTTTACTGGCTTTAAAGCCGGTGAGACTAAAACGATTACTTTTTATGCGCATTTTTGGTCATTATCGCAAAGCGACGCTATTCCTAACTATATCGTGGTGAATAACAATGACACCGCTAAAGTGATTGAAAGTACAAGGCCTAAAATTGACCTGGAGACGGGCTTAGAGCTATTACCACATGTAGAGCCTTATACCGATTACACTCGTCAGTTTAAACGTACTGAGAGCGATAAAACTCAGTGGCTTACTGCTGAGCGCTTGTTTGAGCGTAATGAAAAGTATGACTTTTCAGCTTATTTAACCTCGCAAAATCAAGTAAGCAATGTGATTGCTCAACAAATTATACCTACCCCACGCGTTAGCGAGTTTAGTCAAACTCAAACGCTTGATATTAGCCAAGGGCTTAATATTAACTATGCAGAAGTTGATAAATCAAGTGTATTGGCTGCAATTGAGCGCTTGGCACTGTTAGGTATTAATGTAAGCGATGATGCAGCGGCAATTAAAGTCACACTTAATTCCACTGTTAAAAAAGATCAGCTTAATGGCAGTTATAAATTAGCGATTAAAGCCGATGAGGTTGTTATTGATGCCGCTGACGAAACGGGTGTTTTTTATGCTCTGCAAAGTTTAGCGAGTTTATACCAAGTTAACAGTGATATGTTACCTGTGGGAGAGGTTATTGATGCACCGCATTATCAGTTTAGAGGGGTGTTGGTTGATGTAGCACGGAACTTTCGTGACAAAGGCTTTATTTTAAAGTTACTTGATCAAATGGCAGCTTATAAACTTAACAAGCTACATTTACACTTAGGTGATGATGAAGGCTGGCGTTTAGAAATTCCATCACTTCCTGAGCTAACCGATGTAGGTGCAAAGCGCTGTTTTGATCAAAGTGAGCAGCAATGTTTAATGCCACAATTAGGCGCAGGGCTAGATACTTCAAGTGCAGCAAACGGTTACTATTCGGTAGCTGACTACCAAGAAATACTTAAAGCGGCGAGTGCGCGCCACATTCAAGTGATCCCATCGCTTGACATGCCAGGGCATTCTCGCGCTGCAATTAAAGCCATGCAAGCGCGTTATAATAAATACATAAAACAAGGCGATAAACAAAAAGCCGAACAGTTTTTACTGTATGACCCGCTTGATACAACGCTCTATTCGTCGGTACAACATTATAACGACAATACTATTAATGTGTGTTTAGACTCATCCTATGCGTTTATCCGTGAGGTAATGGAACAAGTAAAAAGTATTCATAGTGAGGCACAGCATCCGCTAACTCGTTATCACATAGGCGCAGATGAAACTGCAGGTGCATGGGTTGATTCACCTGCTTGTGCCGATTTTATTAAACAAAATAAGTTAGAAATTACTGAAGCAGGTCAGCTGGGCAGCTATTTTATTGAACGTATTGCCAATATGTTGGCTGATATGAATATTGAAACCGCAGCATGGAGCGATGGCTTATCGCATACTAACCCAGAAAATATGCCAGAGATTGTGCAAGGTAATGTTTGGGATTTATTAATGTGGAATGGCCATCAGCGTGCACATGAATTTGCTAATAGAAATTGGCAAGCAGTGCTTTCTTCGCCAGATGTATTGTATTTTGACTTCCCGTATGAGGCAGACCCACAAGAGCATGGTTATTACTGGGCTTCAAGGCATATAAATACTGAAAAGATATTTCAGTTTATGCCAGATAATTTGCCTATTCATGCTGAATTTTGGCTCGATCGAGAAGATAAGCCTTATGTAGCTGATGACACGTTAAAGCATGATGAGCAAGGGAAGGTTGTATCCGCGCCTTTAGCAAAAGATAAACGTTTTGTGGGTATTCAGGGTCAATTATGGAGCGAAAATACACGCACCAATAATATGGCTGAATATAAGCTGTTCCCACGGTTATTATCGCTGGCACAGCGTGCATGGCATAAAGCGGATTGGGCGGTACCGTATGATCATAATGGCTTTGTTTATAGCCAACAAACAAATCGCTTTAGCCCTGAATTAAAGCAGCAGCGCGATCAGCAATGGCAAACATTTGCTGCCACCATGGGGCTAAAGGAATTTGCCAAGTTAGAACGTGCGGATGTGCATTATCGTCTTGCAAATGCGGGGGCTAAAATTGATAACGGTATGTTGTTTGCCAATATTGCTTACCCTGGTTTAGTGATTGAATATAAACAAGGGTCTGAGCAATGGCAAACCTACACACAACCAGTCAAAGTAACACAAGATGTATGGGTTCGTTCTAAAACGCCTTATGCAAATCGTGTTAGCAGAAAGCTTAAAGTAACGCACCGATAA
- a CDS encoding LacI family DNA-binding transcriptional regulator: protein MRTTINDVAKDAGVSIKTVSRVINNETSVRDNTREKVMASVEKLNFQPNLAARSLAGTKAYSIAYIYDNPNAYYIIDMQNGILDACKKQGFELLIHPCDAKEAHIFDEITNMIKRTRIAGILLTPPFSEMPEFVEKLTQLDLKVVRILSGHDAPDSLTPCIMIDDNLASKSITEHLINNGHTRIGFLAGGSEHNSTKERLEGYKAALAQYDITIDPSLIIDGEYSFESGVEGAKTLISQTNRPTAIVSCNDEIAAGALFAARLMNIDIPSELSITGFEDSPFSRQTWPKLTTAHQPNNKIAEDAASLLIAQIRNGNDRDIIKLYTPELVVRDSTARPS from the coding sequence ATGAGAACAACAATAAACGACGTGGCAAAAGATGCCGGGGTATCAATAAAAACGGTATCTAGAGTAATAAATAACGAAACCTCGGTACGTGACAACACCCGTGAAAAAGTCATGGCGTCGGTCGAAAAGTTGAACTTCCAGCCTAACTTAGCTGCAAGAAGTCTTGCAGGAACAAAAGCCTACAGCATAGCTTACATATACGACAACCCTAATGCGTACTATATCATCGATATGCAAAACGGTATTTTAGATGCGTGCAAAAAGCAAGGGTTTGAACTACTCATTCATCCTTGTGACGCTAAAGAAGCACATATTTTTGATGAAATTACGAATATGATTAAACGCACACGTATCGCGGGAATTTTACTCACCCCGCCCTTTTCTGAAATGCCTGAGTTTGTTGAAAAGCTAACTCAACTAGACCTAAAAGTTGTGCGTATTTTATCAGGGCACGACGCGCCTGACTCATTAACACCCTGTATTATGATTGACGATAATCTCGCCTCTAAATCAATTACTGAGCATCTAATTAATAACGGCCACACGCGCATCGGCTTTTTAGCTGGGGGCAGCGAACATAACTCGACCAAAGAACGCTTGGAAGGTTATAAAGCCGCGCTAGCCCAATACGACATTACTATAGATCCAAGTTTAATTATTGATGGCGAATATTCATTTGAGTCGGGGGTTGAGGGCGCTAAAACACTCATTAGCCAAACTAATAGGCCAACCGCTATCGTCTCATGTAACGATGAAATAGCCGCCGGTGCGTTATTTGCAGCCAGATTAATGAACATTGATATACCCAGCGAGCTTTCTATAACAGGGTTTGAGGATAGTCCATTCTCGCGTCAAACCTGGCCAAAACTCACCACCGCTCATCAGCCAAATAATAAAATCGCCGAGGATGCGGCTAGCTTGTTAATAGCTCAAATTCGTAATGGCAATGACCGCGATATTATAAAACTATACACTCCTGAACTCGTCGTCAGAGACTCTACCGCACGCCCTAGTTAA
- a CDS encoding glutaredoxin has product MAKSAQLYRMATDEHICPFGLKSKDLLERQGFEVDDHLLTSRAQTNAFKQQHDLETTPQTFIDDKRIGGYDELRSFFNKSPAGQQGTTYTPVIAIFAVTLLLSFAFSLSGAGLSMYTLELFVALTMAVLAIQKLQDLTSFSNSFITYDLLAMKVIPYAYVYPFLEAFVGIGMIAALPAYSIAPISLFIGSIGAVSVIKAVYIDKRALKCACVGGDSNVPLGFISLTENLFMIAAGIWMLVK; this is encoded by the coding sequence ATGGCCAAGTCAGCCCAATTGTATAGAATGGCAACCGATGAACATATTTGCCCATTTGGTTTAAAATCTAAAGATTTGCTTGAACGTCAAGGCTTTGAAGTAGACGATCACTTGCTCACCTCAAGAGCGCAAACCAATGCGTTTAAACAGCAACACGACTTAGAAACAACACCACAAACGTTTATAGATGATAAGCGCATAGGTGGCTACGATGAGCTTAGAAGTTTCTTTAATAAATCGCCTGCCGGTCAGCAAGGTACAACCTATACCCCTGTGATAGCGATTTTTGCGGTTACCTTGTTGCTCAGTTTCGCTTTTTCGTTAAGTGGTGCAGGGCTAAGCATGTATACACTTGAGCTTTTCGTGGCATTAACCATGGCCGTACTAGCCATTCAAAAGCTACAAGATTTAACCAGCTTCTCAAACTCGTTTATCACTTACGACTTACTCGCCATGAAAGTGATCCCTTATGCTTATGTATATCCATTTTTAGAAGCCTTTGTGGGTATAGGTATGATTGCAGCGCTGCCCGCTTATTCAATTGCCCCTATCTCTTTATTTATAGGTAGTATTGGCGCAGTCTCTGTTATTAAAGCTGTATACATAGACAAGCGAGCACTAAAATGTGCCTGTGTTGGCGGCGATAGTAATGTACCCCTTGGCTTTATTTCATTAACCGAAAACCTATTTATGATAGCTGCCGGTATATGGATGCTAGTTAAATAA
- the arfA gene encoding alternative ribosome rescue factor ArfA → MTKKCKAKAVNKSAVDTGRGVIKHNALAALVTSKVFKPQVVKAKKGKGSFKRNNKHAGQESYLIAA, encoded by the coding sequence ATGACTAAAAAATGCAAAGCAAAAGCGGTTAATAAATCCGCCGTAGACACCGGCCGCGGCGTGATTAAACACAACGCATTAGCAGCACTGGTAACCTCTAAAGTATTTAAACCGCAAGTGGTTAAAGCTAAAAAAGGCAAAGGCTCGTTTAAACGCAACAATAAACATGCAGGACAAGAGTCCTATTTAATCGCGGCTTAA